A genomic segment from Triticum dicoccoides isolate Atlit2015 ecotype Zavitan chromosome 1A, WEW_v2.0, whole genome shotgun sequence encodes:
- the LOC119312449 gene encoding peroxidase 2-like, with protein MAAAFLKLSLALACVLLLSSAACHGLEVGYYKKTCPRVEAIVRDEVKKFVYKNAGIGAGLIRMFFHDCFVQGCDGSVLLDPTPANPQPEKLSPPNFPSLRGFEVIDAAKDAVEKACPGVVSCADIVAFAGRDAAYFLSKMKVKINMPAGRLDGRVSNSTEALDNLPPPFFNLDQLVASFAAKGLSAEDMVVLSGAHTIGVSHCSSFVSDRIAVTSDINASFANFLRRRCPANPSTANDPTVNQDVVTPNALDNQYYRNVLAHKVLFTSDSALLTTPATTQMVRDSANIPGQWEAKFNMAMVKMGAIDVKTGKQGEIRRKCRIVNH; from the coding sequence ATGGCCGCAGCTTTCCTTAAGCTTTCTCTTGCGCTGGCATGCGTACTGCTGCTGTCGTCGGCGGCGTGCCATGGCCTGGAGGTGGGTTACTACAAGAAGACATGCCCCCGCGTGGAGGCCATCGTGAGGGACGAGGTTAAGAAGTTCGTCTACAAGAACGCCGGCATCGGCGCCGGCCTCATCCGCATGttcttccacgactgcttcgtccAAGGATGCGACGGCTCCGTCCTCCTGGACCCTACGCCGGCTAACCCGCAGCCCGAGAAGCTGAGCCCTCCCAATTTCCCCAGCCTCCGCGGCTTCGAGGTGATCGACGCGGCCAAGGACGCCGTCGAGAAGGCGTGCCCTGGAGTGGTCTCGTGCGCCGACATCGTCGCCTTCGCCGGCCGCGACGCAGCCTACTTCCTTAGCAAGATGAAGGTCAAGATCAACATGCCGGCCGGCCGCCTCGATGGCCGCGTTTCCAATTCCACGGAGGCCCTCGACAACCTGCCGCCACCATTCTTCAACCTCGACCAGCTCGTCGCCAGCTTCGCCGCTAAGGGCCTCAGCGCCGAGGACATGGTCGTGCTCTCCGGCGCCCACACCATCGGGGTCTCCCACTGCTCGTCCTTCGTCTCCGACCGCATCGCCGTCACCTCCGACATCAACGCAAGCTTCGCCAACTTCCTGAGGAGGAGGTGCCCCGCCAACCCGAGCACGGCCAACGACCCCACGGTGAACCAAGACGTGGTGACCCCCAACGCTCTCGATAACCAGTACTACAGGAATGTCCTCGCGCACAAGGTGCTGTTCACGTCCGACTCCGCCCTTcttacgacgccggcgacgacgcaGATGGTGCGCGACAGTGCCAACATCCCCGGGCAGTGGGAGGCTAAGTTTAACATGGCCATGGTCAAGATGGGAGCGATCGATGTGAAGACTGGCAAGCAAGGCGAAATCAGGAGGAAGTGCAGGATCGTCAACCACTGA
- the LOC119312357 gene encoding peroxidase 2-like: protein MAAASLKLSVALACVLLLSSAACHGLEVGYYKKTCPRVEAIVRDEVKKFVYKNAGIGAGLIRMFFHDCFVQGCDGSVLLDPTPANPQPEKLSPPNFPSLRGFEVIDAAKDAVEKACPGVVSCADIVAFAGRDAAYFLSKMKLKINMPAGRLDGRVSNSTEALDNLPPPLFNLDQLVASFAAKGLSAEDMVVLSGAHTIGVSHCSSFVSDRIAVTSDIEAGFANFLRRRCPANPSTANDPTVNQDVVTPNALDNQYYKNVLAHKALFTSDAALLTTPATIQMVRDSANIPGQWEAKFSKAMVKMGAIEVKTGKQGEIRRKCRVVNH, encoded by the coding sequence ATGGCCGCAGCTTCCCTTAAGCTTTCTGTTGCGCTGGCATGCGTACTGCTACTGTCGTCGGCGGCGTGCCATGGCCTGGAGGTGGGTTACTACAAGAAGACATGCCCCCGCGTGGAGGCCATTGTGAGGGACGAGGTGAAGAAGTTCGTCTACAAGAACGCCGGCATCGGCGCCGGCCTCATCCGCATGttcttccacgactgcttcgtccAGGGATGCGACGGCTCCGTCCTCCTGGACCCGACGCCGGCCAACCCGCAGCCGGAGAAGCTCAGCCCTCCCAACTTCCCCAGCCTCCGCGGCTTCGAGGTGATCGACGCTGCCAAGGACGCCGTCGAGAAGGCTTGCCCTGGCGTGGTCTCGTGCGCCGACATCGTTGCCTTCGCTGGCCGCGACGCAGCCTACTTCCTTAGCAAGATGAAGCTCAAGATCAACATGCCGGCGGGCCGCCTCGACGGCCGCGTTTCTAATTCCACGGAGGCCCTCGACAACCTGCCGCCACCACTCTTCAACCTCGACCAGCTCGTCGCCAGCTTCGCCGCTAAGGGCCTCAGCGCCGAGGACATGGTCGTGCTCTCCGGCGCCCACACCATCGGGGTCTCCCACTGCTCGTCCTTCGTCTCCGACCGCATCGCCGTCACTTCCGACATCGAGGCTGGCTTCGCCAACTTCCTGAGGAGGAGGTGCCCTGCCAACCCGAGCACGGCCAACGACCCCACGGTGAACCAGGACGTGGTGACCCCCAATGCTCTCGATAACCAGTACTACAAGAACGTCCTCGCGCACAAGGCGCTGTTCACGTCCGACGCCGCCCTACTTACAACGCCGGCGACGATACAGATGGTGCGCGACAGTGCCAACATCCCCGGGCAGTGGGAGGCCAAGTTTAGCAAGGCCATGGTCAAGATGGGAGCAATCGAAGTGAAGACCGGCAAGCAAGGCGAAATCAGGAGGAAGTGCAGGGTTGTCAACCACTGA